One segment of Arcanobacterium phocae DNA contains the following:
- a CDS encoding NAD-dependent malic enzyme, which translates to MSKTLPSYNVTVRIGIPFDPRATATLVKEFADYGAIVTGVDMVESDDVNLVTDITAKVDDIEHAEQIAAKLEALEGVHVHGIHDSTVQAHLGGKIEIALKRPLNTRQDLARVYTPGVARISTMIAKDPELARKLTVKRNTVAVVSDGTAVLGLGDVGPKAAMPVMEGKAALFKKFGDVDAWPICLDTTDTEEIISIVKAISPGFAGINLEDISAPRCFEIERRLRAELDIPVFHDDQHGTAVVVLAALINALKVVGKKIEDIRIVVSGVGAAGNAIIRLLMKQGARDIIGVGRNGALGPFREEAGTDRNWIAQNTNPRGQQGSIHDVLEGADVFIGVSAGNLLTSKDIAGMAKEPIVFALANPIPEINPIEAAEHAAIVATGRSDYPNQINNVLAFPGIFRGMLDVKATEVTDRMLVLAAQAIADSVEPEQLNANFIIPGVFHPTAAQRVARAIREEYKHSLTREEM; encoded by the coding sequence ATGTCGAAAACACTACCTAGCTACAATGTAACCGTGCGTATCGGAATTCCTTTTGATCCGCGGGCAACCGCTACTTTAGTTAAGGAATTCGCAGACTACGGCGCAATTGTGACCGGTGTGGATATGGTCGAATCTGACGATGTCAATCTGGTAACCGATATCACCGCTAAAGTCGATGATATTGAGCATGCCGAACAGATTGCTGCAAAGCTTGAGGCACTAGAAGGTGTGCACGTCCACGGAATCCATGATTCTACTGTGCAAGCACATCTGGGCGGAAAAATTGAAATTGCGTTGAAACGACCGTTAAACACTCGCCAGGATTTGGCGCGTGTCTACACCCCTGGGGTAGCGCGGATTTCGACGATGATTGCCAAGGATCCAGAACTTGCACGCAAGTTGACAGTTAAACGCAATACGGTGGCAGTGGTCTCTGATGGTACTGCGGTTTTGGGGCTGGGAGATGTAGGTCCGAAGGCTGCGATGCCGGTTATGGAAGGCAAGGCTGCGTTATTCAAGAAGTTTGGTGATGTCGATGCGTGGCCAATCTGTCTGGATACCACTGATACTGAGGAAATTATTAGCATCGTCAAGGCAATTTCCCCTGGTTTCGCAGGCATTAATCTGGAAGATATTTCGGCGCCACGCTGCTTTGAGATTGAACGGCGTTTGCGTGCTGAATTGGACATCCCGGTTTTCCATGATGACCAGCACGGCACTGCAGTTGTTGTGCTTGCAGCTTTGATTAACGCACTGAAAGTTGTTGGTAAGAAGATTGAAGATATTCGTATTGTTGTTTCTGGTGTTGGAGCTGCAGGTAATGCGATTATTCGTCTTCTCATGAAGCAGGGCGCACGTGACATCATCGGTGTTGGCCGTAACGGCGCGTTGGGACCGTTCCGTGAGGAAGCCGGCACTGACCGTAATTGGATTGCGCAGAACACCAACCCACGCGGTCAACAGGGGTCTATTCACGACGTCTTGGAAGGTGCTGACGTATTCATTGGTGTCTCGGCAGGTAACTTGCTAACGAGTAAGGATATTGCTGGAATGGCTAAGGAACCGATTGTATTCGCGTTGGCTAATCCGATTCCGGAAATCAATCCAATCGAGGCTGCCGAGCATGCTGCTATCGTGGCCACCGGGCGTTCCGACTATCCGAACCAGATCAACAATGTCCTGGCGTTCCCAGGAATTTTCCGAGGAATGCTAGACGTAAAAGCTACTGAGGTTACGGATCGCATGCTGGTGCTTGCTGCGCAAGCAATTGCTGATTCTGTAGAGCCAGAGCAACTGAATGCAAACTTCATCATTCCAGGCGTTTTCCATCCAACTGCTGCGCAACGTGTTGCACGTGCAATTCGGGAAGAGTACAAGCACTCTTTAACGCGTGAAGAAATGTAA
- the gatB gene encoding Asp-tRNA(Asn)/Glu-tRNA(Gln) amidotransferase subunit GatB: MTELMEYADVVANFDPVLGIEVHVELSTKTKMFDGAPNAFGGDPNTLITPVSLGLPGSLPVVNKKAIEYAIKLGLALNCSIAESCRFARKNYFYPDLAKNFQTSQSDEPLAYDGYLDIELDDGEVFRVNIERAHVEEDAGKNTHIGGEGRIHGADHSLVDYNRAGVPLVEIVTRPIEGCGDRAPEVAAKYVQTIRDIARAIGVSEARMERGNVRADINVSLRKTPDSPLGTRTETKNVNSFRSIAAAVEFEMCRQGAILSHGDKVLQETRHFQELDGTTLPGRPKSDADDYRYFPEPDLVPLAPAREWIEELRATLPELPEQKRRRLLGEWGVSAKEMRDIVNAGALVLIEDSVKAGATSAGARKWWMGELARYAKDNELELANVPVSSEQVAELDGLVESGKLTDKLARQALAGVLAGEGSPAEVVAARGLEIVSDDGALTAAVDEALAANPDVVEKIRSGKVQAAGAIVGAVMKATHGKADAARVRELIMERVQL, encoded by the coding sequence ATGACTGAACTGATGGAATATGCAGACGTCGTCGCTAATTTTGATCCGGTTTTGGGTATCGAAGTTCACGTCGAACTATCAACGAAAACTAAAATGTTCGATGGCGCTCCAAACGCGTTTGGTGGCGATCCGAACACGTTGATTACCCCGGTGTCCCTAGGCCTGCCAGGATCACTTCCGGTGGTAAACAAGAAAGCTATCGAATACGCGATCAAATTAGGCCTGGCACTTAACTGTTCGATCGCAGAATCGTGCCGGTTCGCGCGTAAGAACTATTTCTACCCTGATTTGGCAAAGAACTTCCAGACCTCGCAATCTGATGAGCCACTCGCTTATGACGGCTACCTCGATATCGAGCTTGACGACGGCGAAGTTTTCCGTGTCAACATTGAGCGTGCACACGTCGAAGAGGACGCCGGTAAGAACACCCATATCGGTGGCGAAGGGAGAATCCACGGCGCAGATCATTCGTTGGTTGATTACAACCGTGCGGGCGTTCCACTCGTTGAGATCGTTACCCGTCCGATTGAAGGATGCGGCGATCGGGCTCCAGAGGTAGCGGCCAAGTATGTGCAGACTATCCGTGATATTGCTCGTGCGATCGGGGTTTCGGAAGCCCGAATGGAACGCGGCAATGTTCGTGCTGATATCAACGTCTCGTTGCGCAAGACCCCGGATTCCCCATTGGGTACGCGTACCGAAACAAAGAATGTTAATTCGTTCCGCTCGATTGCTGCCGCCGTAGAGTTTGAAATGTGCCGGCAAGGAGCAATCTTGTCTCATGGTGACAAGGTCCTTCAAGAAACCCGTCATTTCCAGGAGCTCGACGGGACAACGTTGCCGGGGAGGCCTAAGTCCGATGCGGACGACTACCGGTATTTCCCGGAGCCAGATTTGGTGCCGCTGGCGCCGGCTCGCGAATGGATCGAAGAATTGCGTGCTACCTTGCCAGAACTACCGGAGCAGAAACGCCGTCGTCTGCTTGGTGAGTGGGGTGTTTCAGCGAAGGAAATGCGCGACATCGTTAATGCAGGTGCGTTGGTTTTGATCGAAGATTCGGTTAAAGCTGGTGCAACATCGGCTGGTGCGCGTAAATGGTGGATGGGCGAACTTGCCCGCTACGCGAAAGATAATGAGCTTGAGTTGGCGAATGTGCCGGTATCTAGCGAACAGGTTGCTGAGCTTGATGGCTTGGTTGAGTCTGGCAAGCTGACAGATAAGTTGGCCCGTCAGGCGTTGGCAGGTGTTTTAGCAGGCGAAGGTTCGCCGGCTGAGGTTGTTGCCGCACGTGGTTTGGAAATTGTTAGCGACGACGGCGCGCTCACGGCAGCTGTTGATGAAGCGCTGGCGGCAAACCCGGATGTTGTGGAGAAGATCCGCAGCGGTAAGGTGCAGGCGGCGGGTGCGATCGTCGGCGCTGTTATGAAGGCAACTCACGGCAAGGCGGATGCCGCCCGCGTGCGTGAACTTATTATGGAGCGTGTTCAGCTCTAA
- the gatA gene encoding Asp-tRNA(Asn)/Glu-tRNA(Gln) amidotransferase subunit GatA — translation MHKKSAWELAELLRAGEITSVELTTTFLDRIAALNPKMNVYLAVDREGALAEAQAVDADRAAGKELPFFAGVPVALKDNMCQHGVPTTAASKMLEGWLPPYDATVVRLLKEARLPILGHTNMDEFAMGSSTEHSAFGPTQNPWGHDLIPGGSGGGSAAAVSGYLAPWALGSDTGGSIRQPGAMTGTVGAKPTYGAVSRYGIIAMASSLDQVGPVARDVRDAAALQEIISKHDPFDSTSLSNDFSNLVAAVDEGGELGDLSGVTFGIVKELDGEGFAPGVLDTFHDLVAKLKAAGAQFVEVSCPSFDYAMAAYYLIMPAEMSSNLARYDGVRFGNRVLPKEGPVTAETMMSATREAGFGTEVKRRIILGTYALSAGTYDAYYGSAQRVRTLVQRDLAAAYQQVDVLLTPATPTVAFKFGEKLDDPLAMYKNDMTTIPANLAGAPAMTVPVGLSEGLPVGVQIMAPTFEDARMYKVAAMVEKVADPAASHPAMDMWED, via the coding sequence ATGCATAAAAAATCTGCTTGGGAACTTGCAGAGTTGTTGCGTGCCGGCGAGATTACGTCCGTTGAATTGACGACGACGTTCCTCGATCGTATTGCGGCATTGAATCCAAAAATGAATGTGTATTTGGCGGTGGATCGCGAAGGCGCGCTTGCTGAAGCACAAGCAGTCGATGCGGACCGTGCAGCCGGCAAGGAATTGCCGTTCTTTGCGGGGGTCCCGGTGGCATTAAAAGACAACATGTGCCAGCACGGCGTGCCAACAACCGCGGCTTCGAAGATGCTCGAGGGCTGGTTGCCGCCATACGATGCTACTGTTGTGCGGTTGCTTAAAGAGGCACGACTACCAATTTTGGGTCACACTAATATGGACGAGTTTGCAATGGGCTCGTCCACAGAGCATTCGGCTTTCGGGCCAACGCAAAATCCGTGGGGTCATGATCTGATCCCAGGTGGTTCCGGTGGCGGCTCGGCAGCGGCTGTCTCGGGTTATTTGGCTCCGTGGGCGTTGGGGTCCGACACAGGTGGTTCTATTCGTCAGCCAGGCGCTATGACCGGTACGGTTGGTGCCAAGCCAACATACGGTGCAGTTTCGCGCTACGGAATCATTGCCATGGCGTCGTCTTTGGACCAAGTTGGTCCGGTTGCTCGTGATGTTCGAGATGCAGCAGCACTGCAGGAAATCATCAGCAAGCACGACCCGTTCGATTCGACGTCGTTATCCAACGATTTTTCCAACCTTGTTGCTGCTGTGGACGAAGGCGGAGAACTGGGTGATCTTTCCGGGGTAACTTTCGGTATTGTCAAGGAACTAGACGGAGAAGGTTTCGCTCCTGGCGTTCTCGATACTTTCCACGACCTTGTCGCGAAGCTCAAAGCAGCCGGTGCGCAGTTTGTTGAGGTTTCGTGTCCATCATTCGATTACGCGATGGCAGCGTACTATTTGATCATGCCAGCTGAAATGTCATCAAATTTGGCGCGTTACGACGGCGTTCGGTTCGGCAACCGGGTTTTGCCTAAAGAAGGTCCAGTTACTGCTGAAACGATGATGTCAGCAACACGTGAAGCCGGGTTCGGTACTGAAGTTAAGCGCCGTATCATTCTGGGAACCTATGCATTGTCAGCTGGTACTTACGATGCGTATTATGGCTCGGCGCAACGTGTTCGTACGCTGGTACAACGTGATTTGGCAGCCGCATACCAGCAGGTCGATGTTTTGCTGACGCCGGCAACACCAACTGTCGCGTTCAAGTTTGGTGAAAAGCTTGACGACCCGTTGGCTATGTATAAGAACGATATGACAACCATTCCAGCAAACTTGGCGGGTGCTCCAGCAATGACAGTGCCGGTTGGTTTGTCTGAAGGATTACCAGTTGGTGTCCAAATTATGGCACCAACATTTGAGGATGCACGCATGTACAAGGTAGCAGCGATGGTGGAGAAGGTTGCCGATCCGGCGGCCTCGCATCCGGCTATGGATATGTGGGAGGACTGA
- the gatC gene encoding Asp-tRNA(Asn)/Glu-tRNA(Gln) amidotransferase subunit GatC, which yields MSTFSKEEVARLADLARISLSEQELEQFAAELEVINESVSRLKEVVSPDIPATSHPIPLTNVWRDDEVVPGLDRDEVLAMAPHAEDGKFGVPAILGEE from the coding sequence ATGTCGACATTTTCAAAAGAAGAGGTTGCCCGGTTGGCAGACCTCGCGCGTATTTCGCTAAGTGAACAAGAATTAGAGCAATTTGCGGCTGAACTCGAAGTTATCAACGAGTCTGTTTCGCGACTAAAAGAAGTCGTTAGCCCTGATATTCCAGCCACGTCCCATCCTATTCCGCTCACAAACGTGTGGCGTGACGATGAGGTTGTTCCAGGCTTGGACCGGGACGAAGTTTTGGCCATGGCACCGCATGCTGAAGATGGCAAGTTTGGTGTTCCAGCAATCTTGGGTGAGGAGTAA
- a CDS encoding phospholipase D-like domain-containing protein: MSFWKNRPASSAKRVVKFTLLAGLSAQIAALGAIIAVDAQRKRRNPQTGEFPHLPPRTARVSDSEVTVYTFGNHLYDDMIAAIESATDRVYFETYIIKADDVGYRFRTALIDAAERGVDVFIILDTLGNLNQDPKSRRFPELPNLHVIRFPLLRPWMFTTRSKDSGFDHRKILVIDGKIGFVGGYNIGRLYADHWRDTHIRVCGPRTWELENAFIDMWNVYRSHSQPALPDDVVRSWVSTFTVSQNVPAYRSYPIRAMYLDTINRASKNVWITMGYFIPDYAIKESLINAAKRGVDVRILIPQYSNHIISDWVGRPHYSELLAGGCRIFLYKDAMVHAKTMTVDGIWTTVGTANFDRLSMAGNYEANAEIFDPGVAEIMEETFRLDLTNCIELTRESWDSRTTLAWLAEKLMKPLAPFV, translated from the coding sequence ATGTCTTTTTGGAAGAATCGTCCTGCGTCATCAGCAAAGCGAGTAGTGAAATTTACGTTACTCGCCGGTTTGAGCGCACAAATCGCAGCATTGGGCGCAATTATCGCTGTTGATGCGCAACGGAAACGTCGAAATCCACAAACAGGTGAGTTTCCTCATCTACCGCCGCGCACCGCCCGCGTGTCAGATTCCGAAGTGACAGTTTACACATTTGGAAATCATCTGTATGACGACATGATCGCTGCCATCGAATCGGCAACTGACCGAGTTTATTTCGAAACATACATTATCAAAGCCGACGACGTCGGATACCGCTTCCGCACTGCGCTCATCGACGCTGCCGAACGCGGAGTGGACGTATTCATTATTCTGGACACCCTTGGCAACCTCAACCAAGATCCAAAGTCACGCCGATTTCCAGAACTTCCGAACTTACACGTCATTAGATTCCCATTGTTACGCCCATGGATGTTCACTACCCGTTCTAAAGATTCGGGTTTTGACCACCGCAAAATACTCGTTATTGATGGCAAAATCGGATTTGTTGGCGGATACAATATCGGCCGGTTGTACGCCGACCACTGGCGTGACACCCACATTCGGGTATGCGGCCCGCGAACCTGGGAACTTGAAAATGCTTTTATCGATATGTGGAATGTTTACCGTTCGCATTCCCAACCAGCACTACCAGATGATGTAGTTCGCAGCTGGGTCTCAACTTTTACGGTTTCCCAGAATGTTCCGGCCTATCGCTCGTACCCAATCCGGGCAATGTATCTAGATACGATCAATCGCGCCTCGAAAAATGTTTGGATCACGATGGGATACTTCATCCCTGACTATGCGATCAAGGAATCACTAATCAATGCTGCTAAGCGCGGGGTGGATGTGCGGATTTTGATTCCGCAGTATTCTAATCACATTATTTCAGACTGGGTAGGACGCCCGCATTACTCAGAATTGCTTGCCGGCGGATGCCGTATTTTCTTATACAAAGACGCGATGGTACACGCCAAAACGATGACCGTCGACGGAATTTGGACAACCGTTGGTACCGCGAATTTTGATCGCCTATCAATGGCCGGCAATTACGAGGCTAACGCGGAAATCTTCGATCCGGGCGTTGCTGAGATTATGGAAGAAACGTTCCGACTTGATCTCACGAATTGCATCGAGCTAACTCGTGAATCATGGGATTCTCGCACCACACTAGCGTGGTTAGCTGAGAAACTCATGAAACCCTTGGCGCCGTTCGTTTAG
- a CDS encoding NAD-dependent DNA ligase LigA, whose protein sequence is MFFDTMGYVDVENFDQAKKRWHVLAPQLLHAQDVYYSSGGQVMVDATYDMLMRELRQLEERFPQLWSPDSPSTKVGAKPVRNGLPSVTHIQRMYSLQDVFSRAELAEWFANVSQELPAQAHFTTEVKIDGLALNLTYRNGELERAATRGDGVTGEDVTRNVRAISTIPHHLQGNNWPALIEIRGEVFFPVRAFEEYNRLVDERNGQIDEKNQRIAQANKTIAARNRRIRQENAQLSQSEWTPEIPTKRREAHIKKFVNPRNAASGTMRQEDSSSLALRSLDFIAHGIGEIQGASDELADAFSRQEGVYRAFKEWGLPVSEVTQTLSTLEEINAFLDFYQHARDSLAFEFDGVVIKIDDRSIQEQLGYTTRVPRWAVAYKFPPTEVQTRLLDIRVQVGRTGRVTPYAVMTPVFVDGSTVSQATLHNPSEVARKGVKIGDVVVVRKAGDIIPEVVGPIESERDGTEVDFVMPTTCPDCGAPIAAITEGDVDMRCTNQRSCPAQLTQRVAHIGSRGALDIEGLGEESATWLCNPDKNRADALMALATGRAVMVEDDQGHQHTIRLSNQKLADFGIVDSHGAIVDHRDIIPEPLLDQLGIPHAQRPVLHTEADLFHLTAEQVKDVWVWQPVKRAGEPTGDWKYVRAAWTKPQWSGRGTERVISKPSAPGKNLLMILEQLEAAKTKDLWRKIVALNIRHVGPVASQALAEEFDSLALMRQASLAQLSDVDGVGDIIGSSFLNWFEEPWHLNIVDRWQDAGVDFVRQEQHTAVAQTLSGLTIVATGSLTNFTRDGVKEAINAAGGKATGSVSKKTDVVVVGDNAGSKAAKAEELGIPILTEEQFEELLATGVMPATN, encoded by the coding sequence GTGTTTTTCGATACGATGGGATATGTGGACGTGGAGAATTTTGATCAAGCCAAGAAGCGGTGGCATGTACTAGCGCCCCAACTACTACATGCTCAAGATGTGTACTATTCCAGCGGTGGTCAAGTAATGGTAGACGCTACCTACGATATGTTGATGCGTGAGCTACGTCAGTTAGAAGAACGTTTCCCGCAGTTATGGTCTCCCGATTCGCCGTCAACGAAAGTGGGTGCCAAACCGGTGCGGAATGGACTTCCCTCAGTTACTCACATACAACGGATGTATTCCTTGCAAGATGTTTTTTCCCGTGCAGAATTAGCAGAATGGTTTGCTAACGTCAGTCAAGAATTGCCTGCTCAGGCGCACTTCACTACTGAGGTGAAGATCGATGGGCTGGCGTTGAATCTGACCTATCGAAACGGTGAGCTTGAACGCGCCGCTACTCGCGGTGATGGTGTGACAGGAGAAGACGTTACCCGTAACGTACGTGCCATTAGCACAATCCCGCATCACTTGCAGGGCAATAACTGGCCAGCTCTCATCGAAATACGCGGGGAAGTCTTTTTCCCGGTTCGTGCATTCGAAGAATATAACCGGTTGGTCGATGAGCGAAACGGTCAGATTGATGAAAAGAATCAGCGGATCGCGCAGGCGAATAAAACTATTGCGGCTCGCAACCGACGTATTCGCCAAGAGAATGCTCAATTGTCGCAATCAGAATGGACACCAGAAATTCCGACGAAGCGTCGCGAGGCACACATTAAGAAGTTCGTAAATCCGCGCAACGCGGCATCAGGAACGATGCGCCAAGAAGATAGTTCCTCGCTTGCCTTGCGCTCGCTCGACTTCATCGCTCATGGCATTGGAGAAATTCAAGGGGCTAGTGACGAGTTGGCCGACGCATTCTCCCGACAAGAAGGCGTCTACCGGGCATTCAAAGAATGGGGTCTGCCAGTCTCTGAGGTTACTCAGACGTTGTCCACCCTTGAAGAAATTAACGCATTCTTGGATTTTTACCAGCACGCGAGAGATTCGTTAGCTTTTGAATTCGATGGCGTAGTGATCAAAATCGACGATCGATCAATACAAGAACAGCTGGGATATACCACGCGCGTTCCGCGCTGGGCCGTAGCCTACAAGTTCCCGCCAACCGAGGTACAAACACGGTTACTTGACATTCGCGTCCAAGTAGGACGCACCGGGCGAGTCACCCCATATGCAGTCATGACCCCAGTATTTGTAGACGGCTCTACCGTATCTCAAGCAACATTGCATAACCCGTCGGAAGTCGCCCGTAAAGGTGTGAAGATTGGTGACGTCGTCGTCGTCCGCAAAGCTGGCGATATTATTCCAGAAGTTGTGGGCCCGATTGAAAGTGAACGGGACGGCACCGAAGTTGATTTCGTGATGCCAACGACGTGCCCAGATTGCGGCGCACCAATCGCCGCGATAACTGAAGGCGACGTCGACATGCGGTGTACCAACCAGCGGTCCTGCCCAGCTCAATTGACTCAACGGGTCGCCCATATCGGTTCACGCGGCGCACTCGATATTGAAGGTCTCGGTGAAGAATCAGCAACCTGGTTGTGTAACCCGGACAAGAACCGTGCCGATGCATTAATGGCATTAGCCACTGGGCGCGCCGTCATGGTTGAAGATGATCAGGGACATCAGCATACGATCCGACTGTCTAACCAAAAACTAGCCGACTTCGGCATTGTTGATTCCCATGGTGCCATCGTGGATCATCGAGATATCATTCCCGAACCTCTGCTAGACCAGCTTGGTATTCCACATGCGCAACGCCCAGTTTTGCACACTGAGGCGGACTTGTTCCATCTTACCGCTGAGCAGGTAAAAGACGTGTGGGTTTGGCAACCAGTCAAACGCGCCGGTGAACCAACTGGGGATTGGAAATATGTGCGTGCGGCTTGGACTAAGCCTCAATGGAGCGGACGGGGAACCGAACGAGTGATCAGTAAGCCTTCCGCACCCGGCAAGAATCTTTTGATGATTCTTGAGCAACTCGAAGCCGCGAAAACCAAAGACCTATGGCGCAAGATTGTGGCTCTCAATATTCGGCACGTTGGCCCAGTCGCATCCCAAGCGCTCGCGGAGGAATTCGATTCGCTAGCACTCATGCGGCAAGCAAGCCTTGCCCAGTTATCCGACGTCGATGGGGTAGGAGACATCATCGGTTCGTCATTCCTCAACTGGTTTGAGGAACCGTGGCATCTGAATATTGTTGACCGATGGCAGGACGCTGGTGTTGATTTTGTGCGACAAGAACAGCACACTGCGGTTGCCCAAACTCTTTCTGGCCTCACAATCGTTGCCACCGGATCGCTGACGAATTTCACGCGCGATGGTGTAAAGGAAGCAATTAACGCGGCCGGTGGTAAAGCAACTGGATCGGTATCGAAGAAAACTGACGTCGTCGTCGTCGGCGATAATGCTGGATCTAAAGCTGCTAAAGCCGAAGAACTCGGGATTCCAATCCTGACTGAAGAACAGTTCGAAGAACTTCTCGCCACTGGAGTTATGCCGGCAACAAACTAA
- a CDS encoding sensor histidine kinase, translating to MTMEEFNRSPSLSDTAFASFVGITGCIPLLISYSSLSPIQIVQLWLLSVSGAAIVSVRRSDANPANIIFIVYLLFRCLFYPSALMALDVIVLIMVYSASVHARLAIAIIVILSALGALGLLWVQYLPRHTWQDATFFICLLGLVGTTALAGLARRSQLDQALKFQAAQNLLQQETIENQHGAVVRERTRIARDLHDIVAHTLGVVIAQADGGRYAGRKNPEQALHALDTIADMSRAALTDIRSIVGVLREPSEDTSDLSPQPVTHDIDSLVSRVKESGYNIAFIQLGSIHSLPAGIGNVLYRICQESVTNAMKHGGPQISIVIKLEWHETEVTLSVIDNGRGASVPNDGKGNGIIGMTERAALFGGTLDAGARPGGGFIVRATIPYDRKP from the coding sequence ATGACCATGGAAGAGTTTAATAGGTCCCCGAGTTTATCTGACACAGCTTTCGCTAGCTTTGTTGGGATAACTGGTTGTATCCCATTGTTAATCTCATATTCATCACTTTCACCTATTCAGATTGTCCAATTATGGCTCCTGAGTGTCAGTGGTGCCGCAATCGTCTCAGTTCGGCGATCCGATGCTAATCCGGCGAATATTATTTTCATTGTCTATTTATTATTTAGATGCCTATTTTACCCCAGTGCTTTGATGGCGTTAGATGTTATCGTACTTATCATGGTCTATTCCGCCAGCGTTCATGCTCGGTTAGCAATAGCAATCATAGTTATTTTATCTGCGTTGGGGGCTCTAGGACTATTATGGGTCCAATATTTGCCCCGCCACACGTGGCAAGACGCGACATTCTTTATTTGTCTTCTTGGCCTTGTAGGAACAACGGCATTGGCAGGTTTAGCCCGTCGTTCACAGCTCGATCAAGCTCTAAAATTTCAAGCAGCCCAAAACCTATTACAGCAAGAAACGATAGAAAATCAGCATGGCGCTGTCGTACGTGAACGTACTCGTATCGCACGGGATTTGCACGATATCGTTGCGCACACGTTAGGGGTAGTGATTGCACAAGCTGATGGCGGTCGTTATGCTGGACGCAAGAATCCAGAGCAAGCTTTGCACGCGCTAGACACAATTGCCGATATGAGTCGTGCTGCCTTAACCGATATTCGGTCGATTGTTGGTGTTTTACGTGAGCCCAGTGAAGACACCTCAGATTTGTCACCACAACCAGTTACTCATGACATTGATAGTTTGGTCTCTCGCGTTAAAGAGTCTGGATATAACATAGCGTTCATTCAGCTTGGTTCGATACACTCCCTACCAGCAGGAATCGGAAACGTGTTGTATCGTATCTGCCAAGAATCCGTTACTAATGCAATGAAGCATGGTGGCCCTCAAATCTCAATCGTGATTAAATTAGAATGGCATGAGACTGAAGTCACATTATCTGTCATAGATAATGGCCGCGGTGCTTCCGTTCCAAATGATGGAAAAGGTAACGGAATTATTGGCATGACTGAACGTGCAGCCCTCTTTGGTGGCACACTAGATGCGGGGGCACGTCCTGGTGGCGGTTTTATTGTGCGGGCAACAATCCCCTACGATAGAAAGCCCTAA
- a CDS encoding response regulator, whose translation MTENKIRVGLVDDMDLMRSGLTMVIDSLDDMQVVLSASDGQQALNRLQSVPVDVILMDVRMEGMDGLTATRQITSTKLPTGVDPKIIILTTFDEDDYMMEGIRAGASGFLLKDAPTERMIEAIRTIYRGDAVIAPSTTRRLVDRLASETYRIHASCPAILDVLTDREREVFHLIARGLTNTEIAERLFVAEATVKTHVTRIFAKLGVRDRVQAVVVAYEAGIVTPGQGDL comes from the coding sequence GTGACAGAAAATAAGATTCGTGTTGGCCTCGTTGATGATATGGATCTCATGCGTTCTGGTCTGACGATGGTTATTGATTCGCTAGATGACATGCAAGTCGTACTTTCAGCAAGTGACGGCCAACAAGCCCTCAATCGGTTACAGTCTGTACCTGTGGATGTCATTCTCATGGACGTCAGGATGGAAGGTATGGACGGACTGACAGCGACGCGGCAAATTACTAGTACCAAACTTCCCACTGGAGTCGATCCAAAGATCATCATCTTGACTACGTTCGATGAAGATGACTACATGATGGAAGGAATTCGAGCCGGCGCCTCGGGGTTTCTCCTCAAAGATGCTCCAACTGAACGTATGATTGAGGCTATCCGAACAATATATCGTGGGGATGCAGTTATTGCCCCCTCCACTACTCGCCGGCTCGTTGATAGATTAGCAAGCGAAACATATCGGATACATGCGAGTTGTCCTGCAATCCTTGATGTTTTAACCGATCGGGAACGCGAGGTTTTCCATCTTATTGCTCGTGGACTAACAAATACTGAAATTGCGGAACGTTTATTTGTCGCTGAGGCGACAGTCAAAACTCACGTTACTCGTATTTTTGCCAAGCTAGGAGTTCGAGATCGAGTCCAAGCCGTTGTAGTAGCATACGAGGCTGGGATCGTTACTCCAGGACAAGGAGATCTCTAA